The Gopherus flavomarginatus isolate rGopFla2 chromosome 4, rGopFla2.mat.asm, whole genome shotgun sequence genomic interval taattatgtcagtgtctacattAGAATGCTGCTTCTGATGAAGGAAGTCACCTGCTATGCTGACATAACTCCATCTCCATGAGCGGTGTAGCGCTTATGTTGATACAGTTAGACAGTGATTAAATGACATAGCCTGTTGGCTGTCAGCCCCAAGTGGGGGCTGTCAGCTAGAGTCCTTCTACTCGCTGGTGGTGATAGCCTGAGTTGTCAGTTGGGGGCACGGGCTCGCAGCTGGGGCCCCCATGCCCTGGCACTGACAGCTGGGTGCTGAGTGAGCCCTGCACCACACTGACAACTTGGGCTGCTAGGCTCCAGATCTGTATCCTATAATGTCCCACTTCAGTTggtggaagcactcctggtgaggacgtgcacTAACAACCAAAGGAGTAAGTGTGGACGTGAACTACCTcttttaattactgtggtggctgtactttgacttaagtcaacttaattttgtattgTAAATAAGCCCTGAGACCTCACAGGCTGTAGCAATTAGGTTGTAACAACTTTGAATTGCTCTTAACCTTAGATAGATCAGAAGTACTGATCAGGAGAGAACCTCATTTATCTTAATACTCATCCTGAAAGCTACTCAGTTTCCCAAAGCTAGACAGTCCACATTCTTAAATTTACCTTCCATGAATATCCATTTCCTCGATCACAGTCTATCTCTCGCTGACAGACAGCTCTTACAATTAAACAGTGATGTTTCCACAAATGGTCACTGTTCTCAATTGCATGATTCCAGCTCTTGCATGTAATTGCAGCTTTGCATAAGCTCTGAATATCCAgttcactgaaaattttaaaactgACTTCTGGAGGCAGCAGCTCTACAAAGTCCTCCTGATTTTCCTCTTTTTCCTTGGCTGGAGGAAGGATGGTCAGTTCTTTACATGAAGTAACTGCCTGTTTGTTCTTCTTTGAGGCTTTCTGCATAATTTAACGCCTCAATACATCCACCATGAGTAACCCTGGAGGTGAGGAAGTACAGTGGTCACTAAACAACCTCACATGTAACCAGTTGCATGCTGCTATCACTAATCTCAATTACATAATAGATAGAGTTAAACTTTCATCAAGTTAATTCTAATTTTGAAGGTTATGTTGAAGTGCCTCACATATTAAAGAGCATGCTATGCCTTGTGCCCTGGCTGGCCCagccctctagggtgaccagatgtcccaattttataaggacagtcctgatatttggggctttttcttatataggctccctttaccccctaccccgtcctgatttttcacacttgctgtctggtcaccctacagcccTCAAGCAGTGCAGGATGGGTCACCAGCGCCCCTCGTG includes:
- the FBXO48 gene encoding F-box only protein 48; the protein is MQKASKKNKQAVTSCKELTILPPAKEKEENQEDFVELLPPEVSFKIFSELDIQSLCKAAITCKSWNHAIENSDHLWKHHCLIVRAVCQREIDCDRGNGYSWKVTLLRNYWKSKVKHEWLSGKYSNIHSHCGLPEKIMYPMDADTWGEILEAELER